In a genomic window of Alphaproteobacteria bacterium:
- the mnmE gene encoding tRNA uridine-5-carboxymethylaminomethyl(34) synthesis GTPase MnmE: MTQTLFALSTAPGRSGIAVIRATGPLCGPVCASIAGTLPKARRATLAHLRYESESLDHALILWFPAPASFTGEDMVEFHLHGGRAVVEGVSKALLALGMRPAGPGDFARRAFENGKLDLTQVEALADLIDSETACQRRQALRQEGGALSKEVEAWRERLVSALARQEAMIDFPDEELPDGLSGDITQIVADLIGDITPYLEYRRSGERLREGIVVAILGAPNAGKSSLMNALAGRDVAIVSEHAGTTRDVLEVHLDLGGYPVTLLDTAGLREAEEGIEAEGIRRALARAETADLKLVLFDASVWPERDISSLGQLDERAIEVVSRIDRVADIDLGGRLGLSVQTGEGLDALLSLIEQRVGEMFGLGESVLITRLRHRQAIEESLSALQRYMTAPSADLAGEELRLAAQSLGRIAGRVGVEELLDLIFGEFCIGK; encoded by the coding sequence GTGACCCAAACTCTTTTTGCCCTGTCCACGGCACCCGGTCGTTCCGGAATCGCTGTGATCCGCGCCACGGGACCGCTTTGCGGTCCCGTTTGCGCTTCTATCGCTGGAACGCTGCCCAAAGCAAGGCGCGCCACCCTGGCCCATCTTCGTTATGAGTCCGAATCATTGGATCATGCCCTGATTCTGTGGTTCCCCGCCCCGGCCAGTTTTACCGGCGAGGACATGGTCGAGTTCCATCTTCATGGCGGGCGGGCGGTGGTCGAGGGAGTATCGAAGGCGCTGTTGGCTCTGGGGATGAGACCGGCGGGGCCGGGCGATTTCGCCAGACGCGCCTTCGAGAATGGTAAGCTGGACCTGACCCAGGTCGAGGCGCTGGCCGATCTGATCGATTCCGAAACGGCATGTCAGCGTCGTCAGGCCCTCAGGCAGGAGGGCGGCGCGCTTTCGAAGGAGGTTGAAGCCTGGCGAGAGCGGTTGGTTTCGGCCCTGGCGCGTCAGGAAGCCATGATCGATTTCCCCGACGAGGAGCTGCCAGATGGGCTGAGCGGCGATATAACCCAAATTGTAGCGGATTTGATTGGTGATATTACCCCATATCTTGAGTACCGGCGCAGTGGCGAACGGCTGCGGGAAGGGATTGTGGTCGCCATTCTGGGGGCGCCGAATGCCGGGAAGTCGAGCCTGATGAATGCGCTGGCCGGACGAGACGTCGCCATCGTCTCGGAACATGCCGGAACCACCCGTGACGTGCTGGAAGTGCATCTCGATCTGGGCGGCTATCCCGTCACCTTGCTTGATACAGCCGGTTTGCGCGAGGCAGAGGAGGGGATCGAGGCGGAGGGCATTCGCCGCGCTTTGGCCAGGGCCGAGACCGCCGATCTGAAGCTGGTTCTGTTCGATGCTTCGGTCTGGCCGGAGAGGGATATATCCAGCCTAGGCCAATTGGACGAGCGAGCCATCGAGGTGGTTAGCCGGATCGATCGAGTGGCGGATATAGACCTGGGTGGGCGTCTGGGCCTGTCGGTTCAGACCGGCGAGGGATTGGATGCTCTACTGTCCCTCATCGAGCAGCGTGTCGGCGAAATGTTTGGACTGGGTGAGTCGGTTCTGATCACTCGGCTGCGCCATCGCCAGGCGATCGAGGAATCCCTATCTGCCCTCCAACGTTATATGACCGCCCCCTCGGCTGACCTCGCCGGGGAGGAGCTGCGTCTGGCCGCCCAATCGCTTGGGCGCATTGCCGGACGGGTCGGGGTAGAGGAGTTGCTTGATTTGATCTTTGGTGAATTCTGCATTGGTAAATAG
- a CDS encoding (2Fe-2S) ferredoxin domain-containing protein: protein MTRLPDDPPPFYRAHLFMCTNKRPPGNPWGSCGEEGAQELADHLRQTFKELGIEDARVAASGCLGRCDKKPALVIYPEGVWYTVKTKEDVEEVLKSHLAKGERVKRLMVPA, encoded by the coding sequence ATGACCCGTCTTCCCGATGACCCGCCCCCCTTCTATCGGGCGCATCTGTTCATGTGCACCAACAAGCGGCCGCCCGGCAATCCCTGGGGGTCGTGTGGCGAGGAGGGGGCGCAGGAATTGGCCGACCATCTGCGCCAGACCTTCAAAGAGCTGGGGATTGAGGATGCCCGCGTTGCGGCTTCCGGCTGTCTGGGCCGCTGCGACAAGAAGCCCGCCCTGGTGATCTATCCCGAGGGCGTTTGGTACACGGTGAAGACCAAGGAAGATGTGGAAGAGGTTCTGAAGTCGCATCTGGCCAAGGGCGAGCGGGTCAAGCGCCTGATGGTGCCCGCCTGA